A DNA window from Argopecten irradians isolate NY chromosome 10, Ai_NY, whole genome shotgun sequence contains the following coding sequences:
- the LOC138332779 gene encoding carnosine synthase 1-like: MEEIGRHSLTEKEKKMLENKTILIIGADQLTKDCIRSSITSYGVKVILVSTEISPPVNVYKYIQYDFTNPQLDHIYAREIVQILTDLRLNIDGCCTFKDECAPLTAYICDKLQLAGGVGVKGAIIARGKNLIHSFLRQETAGVPYYPRTFGYTGRSARVTCEETLRYAIGFVGLPAVCKPEHGAHADGVKLVRNEKECLSLIMKRTSSFTTGEPMMIMEYFDGTEHDIEVILYQGEVIAAVVSDNGPTRPGSFLETSMSMPSCLPSYKINQLQRAASDCCIDVGLRNGVFNVEMKMTSKGPKLLEINGRMGGHYVRDYVYSCYGFDLAWYVIVISVGIRPPVPELQPQGHVIGITCHWPVHKHLLCGAEFGNKIEELIKSKGIRFYGSKSIDNNESVTTIKSVCNVSVVKESLQDAKTALLHICDDLGINTSLFDVPLYLSDFVVKE; encoded by the exons ATGGAAGAAATCGGGAGACACAGTTTAACGGAAAAGGAGAAGAAGATGTTAGAAAACAAAACCATATTAATCATCGGTGCCGATCAGCTCACCAAAGATTGTATTCGATCTTCCATTACAAGTTATGGAGTTAAA GTTATTCTTGTTTCAACTGAAATCTCTCCACCTGTTAATGTATACAAATACATTCAGTACGATTTTACCAACCCCCAGCTTGATCACATATACGCAAGGGAAATAGTTCAGATTTTGACAGATCTTCGTCTGAATATTGATGGATGTTGTACGTTTAAAGATGAATGTGCACCACTGACTGCATATATCTGCGACAAACTTCAACTGGCAGGAGGCGTTGGAGTAAAAGGGGCTATCATTGCTAGAGGCAAAAATTTGATCCACAGTTTCCTTCGACAAGAAACTGCTGGTGTTCCCTACTATCCTCGTACATTCGGATACACCGGAAGGTCTGCCAGAGTCACGTGCGAAGAAACACTGAGATATGCTATAGGTTTTGTCGGGCTCCCTGCAGTCTGTAAGCCAGAACATGGAGCTCATGCAGATGGAGTAAAGCTGGTTCGGAATGAAAAAGAATGTTTGAGTTTGATCATGAAGCGCACAAGTAGTTTCACAACCGGAGAGCCAATGATGATAATGGAGTATTTTGATGGTACTGAACACGATATCGAAGTCATCCTCTATCAAGGGGAGGTCATCGCCGCAGTTGTTTCAGATAATGGTCCCACCAGGCCAGGATCTTTCTTAGAAACATCCATGTCCATGCCGTCATGCCTGCCTTCATACAAGATCAACCAACTTCAGAGAGCTGCGTCTGACTGTTGTATCGACGTTGGTCTCCGCAATGGCGTTTTTAACGTAGAAATGAAGATGACATCAAAAGGACCAAAATTGCTGGAAATAAATGGGAGGATGGGTGGTCATTATGTACGAGATTATGTGTACTCATGCTATGGATTCGATCTTGCTTGGTATGTTATAGTTATTTCTGTAGGGATCCGACCACCTGTCCCGGAGCTCCAACCACAGGGACATGTAATAGGCATCACGTGTCACTGGCCTGTCCACAAACATCTACTATGCGGTGCCGAATTTGGAAACAAAATTGAAGAACTTATCAAATCGAAAGGAATTAGATTCTACGGCTCAAAGTCCATTGACAACAACGAAAGTGTGACGACGATAAAATCCGTGTGCAATGTTTCAGTTGTGAAGGAGAGCTTGCAAGACGCGAAAACGGCACTTCTTCACATATGTGATGACTTAGGAATAAATACTTCTCTCTTTGATGTACCGTTGTATCTTTCTGATTTTGTTGTCAAAGAATAA